One stretch of Phocoena phocoena chromosome 10, mPhoPho1.1, whole genome shotgun sequence DNA includes these proteins:
- the BYSL gene encoding bystin isoform X1, giving the protein MPKLKAARGAGGQEKHAPLAEQILARGAVRAGAREKRRGRGTGEEEEEYVGPRLTRRILQQARQQQEELEAEHGTGGRPAAPRERTTRLGDPGVPQDGSDDEEWPTLEKAATMTGPDYHAEVVVDPEDERAIEMFMNKNPPARRTLADIIMEKLTEKQTEVETVMSEVSGFPVPQLDPRVLEVYRGVREVLSKYRSGKLPKAFKIIPALSNWEQILYVTEPEAWTAAAMYQATRIFASNLKERMAQRFYNLVLLPRVRDDIAEYKRLNFHLYMALKKALFKPGAWFKGILIPLCESGTCTLREAIIVGSIITKCSIPVLHSSAAMLKIAEMEYSGATSIFLRLLLDKKYALPYRVLDALVFHFLGFRTEKRELPVLWHQCLLTLVQRYKADLATEQKEALLELLRLQPHPLLSPEIRRELQSAIPRDVEDVTITME; this is encoded by the exons ATGCCCAAATTGAAGGCGGCTCGCGGGGCCGGGGGTCAGGAAAAGCATGCGCCCCTGGCCGAGCAAATCCTGGCTAGGGGCGCGGTGCGGGCAGGGGCCCGGGAAAAGCGACGGGGTCGTGGAAccggagaagaggaggaagagtaCGTGGGGCCCCGGCTGACCCGACGGATTTTGCAGCAAGCGCGGCAACAGCAAGAGGAGCTCGAGGCCGAGCATGGGACCGGGGGCAGGCCCGCGGCGCCGCGGGAGCGCACCACGCGGCTGGGTGA TCCAGGAGTGCCACAGGATGGATCAGATGACGAGGAGTGGCCCACTCTGGAGAAGGCTGCCACCATGACAGGGCCAGACTACCACGCAGAGGTGGTTGTGGACCCCGAGGATGAGCGGGCCATTGAGATGTTCATGAACAAGAACCCTCCTGCCAG aCGCACCCTAGCTGACATCATCATGGAGAAGTTAACTGAGAAGCAGACGGAAGTCGAGACGGTCATGTCCGAGGTGTCAGGCTTCCCTGTGCCCCAGCTGGACCCCCGGGTCCTGGAGGTCTACAGAGGGGTCCGGGAG GTGTTGTCTAAGTACCGCAGTGGGAAACTGCCCAAGGCATTTAAGATCATCCCTGCCCTCTCCAACTGGGAGCAAATCCTCTACGTCACAGAGCCTGAGGCCTGGACCGCTGCTGCCATGTACCAAGCCACGAG GATTTTCGCCTCTAACCTAAAGGAACGTATGGCCCAGCGCTTCTATAACCTGGTCCTGCTCCCCCGGGTGCGAGATGACATTGCTGAGTACAAGCGACTCAACTTCCACCTCTACATGGCACTGAAGAAGGCTCTATTCAAGCCTGGAGCCTGGTTTAAAG GCATCCTGATCCCGCTGTGCGAGTCGGGCACCTGTACCCTCCGGGAAGCCATCATCGTGGGCAGCATCATCACCAAGTGCTCCATCCCTGTGTTGCACTCCAG TGCAGCCATGCTGAAAATCGCAGAGATGGAGTACAGCGGTGCCACCAGCATcttcctgaggctgctgctggATAAGAAGTACGCGTTGCCCTACCGGGTGCTGGACGCCTTGGTCTTCCACTTCCTGGGTTTCCGGACGGAGAAGCGTGAGCTGCCTGTGCTCTGGCACCAGTGCCTCCTGACTTTGGTCCAGCGCTACAAGGCTGACCTGGCCACAGAGCAGAAGGAGGCCCTCCTGGAACTGCTTCGGCTGCAGCCCCATCCCCTGCTGTCCCCCGAGATCAGGCGTGAGCTTCAGAGTGCCATCCCCCGAGATGTAGAAGATGTTACCATCACCATGGAGTGA
- the BYSL gene encoding bystin isoform X2, with translation MTGPDYHAEVVVDPEDERAIEMFMNKNPPARRTLADIIMEKLTEKQTEVETVMSEVSGFPVPQLDPRVLEVYRGVREVLSKYRSGKLPKAFKIIPALSNWEQILYVTEPEAWTAAAMYQATRIFASNLKERMAQRFYNLVLLPRVRDDIAEYKRLNFHLYMALKKALFKPGAWFKGILIPLCESGTCTLREAIIVGSIITKCSIPVLHSSAAMLKIAEMEYSGATSIFLRLLLDKKYALPYRVLDALVFHFLGFRTEKRELPVLWHQCLLTLVQRYKADLATEQKEALLELLRLQPHPLLSPEIRRELQSAIPRDVEDVTITME, from the exons ATGACAGGGCCAGACTACCACGCAGAGGTGGTTGTGGACCCCGAGGATGAGCGGGCCATTGAGATGTTCATGAACAAGAACCCTCCTGCCAG aCGCACCCTAGCTGACATCATCATGGAGAAGTTAACTGAGAAGCAGACGGAAGTCGAGACGGTCATGTCCGAGGTGTCAGGCTTCCCTGTGCCCCAGCTGGACCCCCGGGTCCTGGAGGTCTACAGAGGGGTCCGGGAG GTGTTGTCTAAGTACCGCAGTGGGAAACTGCCCAAGGCATTTAAGATCATCCCTGCCCTCTCCAACTGGGAGCAAATCCTCTACGTCACAGAGCCTGAGGCCTGGACCGCTGCTGCCATGTACCAAGCCACGAG GATTTTCGCCTCTAACCTAAAGGAACGTATGGCCCAGCGCTTCTATAACCTGGTCCTGCTCCCCCGGGTGCGAGATGACATTGCTGAGTACAAGCGACTCAACTTCCACCTCTACATGGCACTGAAGAAGGCTCTATTCAAGCCTGGAGCCTGGTTTAAAG GCATCCTGATCCCGCTGTGCGAGTCGGGCACCTGTACCCTCCGGGAAGCCATCATCGTGGGCAGCATCATCACCAAGTGCTCCATCCCTGTGTTGCACTCCAG TGCAGCCATGCTGAAAATCGCAGAGATGGAGTACAGCGGTGCCACCAGCATcttcctgaggctgctgctggATAAGAAGTACGCGTTGCCCTACCGGGTGCTGGACGCCTTGGTCTTCCACTTCCTGGGTTTCCGGACGGAGAAGCGTGAGCTGCCTGTGCTCTGGCACCAGTGCCTCCTGACTTTGGTCCAGCGCTACAAGGCTGACCTGGCCACAGAGCAGAAGGAGGCCCTCCTGGAACTGCTTCGGCTGCAGCCCCATCCCCTGCTGTCCCCCGAGATCAGGCGTGAGCTTCAGAGTGCCATCCCCCGAGATGTAGAAGATGTTACCATCACCATGGAGTGA